Proteins encoded within one genomic window of Microbacterium soli:
- a CDS encoding HAD-IIA family hydrolase: MALFRRTKPALTTPLTGRDALLADLDGVVYAGSSALPHAVESLDRAADSVRIGYITNNASRTDAAVAAHLTSLGLTVSADDVVTSPQAAMRLLATRVPAPATILIVGGDGLVDEAQKAGYTVTRSAEDSPAAVVQGFAPEVSWTDLAEAAFALQVPEEEGGIPWISTNNDWTIPRDRGVAPGNGTLVSAVHTAIGRLSTVAGKPEKPIFEVAMERFGAQRALFIGDRLDTDIAGAVRAGIDSALVLTGIDRPKHVLAAPQGSRPDFILGDLRDLHEPYPATVESDGVFSVNDAAVRVVDADVQILSAGSSQIDLLRAGAAAIWSTGLMIYVFRVPELLYADPFHRP, translated from the coding sequence ATGGCGCTGTTCCGCCGGACGAAGCCGGCCCTGACCACACCGTTGACCGGTCGCGATGCTCTGCTCGCCGACCTCGACGGCGTCGTGTATGCGGGCTCGAGCGCCCTGCCGCATGCCGTGGAGAGCCTGGACCGTGCAGCGGACTCCGTGCGCATCGGCTACATCACCAACAACGCGTCACGGACCGATGCCGCCGTAGCCGCGCATCTCACGAGCCTGGGGCTCACGGTCTCCGCCGATGACGTGGTGACCAGCCCTCAGGCCGCCATGCGGCTGCTGGCGACCAGGGTGCCCGCGCCGGCGACGATCCTCATCGTCGGCGGGGATGGACTGGTGGACGAGGCGCAGAAGGCCGGGTACACCGTCACCCGCAGCGCCGAGGACTCCCCTGCGGCGGTCGTGCAGGGCTTCGCCCCGGAGGTCAGCTGGACCGACCTCGCCGAGGCGGCATTCGCCCTGCAGGTGCCGGAGGAGGAGGGCGGGATCCCGTGGATCTCGACCAACAACGATTGGACCATTCCCCGAGACCGCGGGGTCGCACCGGGCAACGGCACCCTGGTCTCCGCCGTGCACACCGCCATCGGCCGCCTGTCGACGGTGGCGGGCAAACCGGAGAAGCCGATCTTCGAGGTCGCGATGGAGCGCTTCGGCGCGCAGAGGGCGCTGTTCATCGGCGACAGGCTCGATACGGACATCGCCGGCGCCGTGCGAGCGGGAATCGACTCCGCGCTGGTGCTCACCGGCATCGACCGGCCGAAGCACGTGCTGGCCGCGCCGCAGGGCTCCCGCCCGGACTTCATCCTCGGCGACCTGCGCGACCTGCACGAGCCGTACCCGGCGACGGTGGAGTCCGACGGCGTGTTCTCCGTCAACGACGCCGCTGTCCGTGTCGTCGACGCCGACGTGCAGATCCTCTCGGCGGGTTCCTCCCAGATCGATCTGCTGCGAGCGGGTGCGGCGGCGATCTGGTCGACCGGCCTCATGATCTACGTGTTCCGGGTGCCCGAGCTGCTGTACGCGGATCCTTTCCACAGGCCCTGA
- a CDS encoding TlyA family RNA methyltransferase — translation MTRLDTALAMRGLARSRTHAAALIADGLVRVSGRPVVKASTPVSDDDDIRVDGADHYVGRGAHKLIAALDGFALSVQGRLALDMGASTGGFTQVLRERGARRVLAVDVGHGQLADAIAADPGVVAIEGFNVRHMTAANLADVTGEPSPPDLVVGDLSFISLAHVLPAVAAVVASDGDVVLLVKPQFEVGRTAVRGGLVTSAALRVDAVERTLWVAYDNGLRTLGILASPILGTHGNAEYLVHLSPDRGEDPSEWTEQIAHVAGGR, via the coding sequence ATGACGAGACTCGATACGGCTCTCGCGATGCGCGGGCTGGCGCGTTCGCGTACGCACGCTGCGGCGCTCATCGCCGACGGGCTGGTGCGCGTGTCGGGCCGCCCCGTCGTCAAGGCGTCCACTCCGGTCTCCGATGACGACGACATCCGCGTCGACGGCGCCGACCACTACGTGGGGCGCGGTGCGCACAAGCTCATCGCCGCCCTCGACGGCTTCGCCCTGTCGGTGCAGGGCAGACTCGCACTCGACATGGGCGCCTCCACGGGCGGATTCACCCAGGTGCTGCGCGAACGCGGCGCACGCCGGGTGCTGGCGGTCGACGTGGGCCACGGCCAGCTCGCCGATGCCATCGCGGCCGACCCCGGGGTGGTCGCGATCGAGGGGTTCAACGTGCGGCACATGACCGCGGCGAACCTCGCGGATGTCACCGGCGAGCCGAGCCCTCCCGATCTGGTCGTGGGCGATCTGTCGTTCATCTCCCTCGCGCACGTGCTTCCCGCCGTCGCCGCGGTGGTGGCATCCGACGGCGATGTCGTGCTGCTGGTCAAGCCGCAGTTCGAAGTCGGTCGCACCGCCGTCCGAGGCGGTCTGGTCACCAGCGCCGCGCTGCGCGTGGATGCCGTGGAGCGCACGCTGTGGGTCGCGTACGACAACGGGCTGCGCACGCTGGGCATCCTCGCGTCCCCGATCCTCGGCACGCACGGCAACGCCGAATACCTGGTCCACCTCTCGCCCGACCGCGGGGAGGATCCGTCAGAATGGACGGAGCAGATCGCACACGTGGCAGGAGGACGATGA
- a CDS encoding NAD kinase: MNERRILVVAHAKRPDTVTAALRVIDALHEAGAVPVLPADDRDEFAAVDPRFAELGVLGEDVPDDGLELAVVLGGDGTILRAAELVRDSGAPVLGINMGHVGFLAETDRDDMDAAVRRVVDRDYDVEERLALSVQVHDDAGRVVYETWALNEATVEKASRERMIEVVVEIDGRPLTSFGCDGMVVSTPTGSTAYNFSAGGPVVWPSVEAISLVPLSAHALFAKPLVVGPEASVAVELLDRTGGSAILWCDGRRSHDLPPGARVMVHRSTRPVRLARLRPAVFTDRLVRKFQLPVTGWRGAP, from the coding sequence ATGAACGAGCGCCGGATCCTGGTCGTCGCCCACGCGAAGCGCCCCGACACCGTCACCGCCGCGCTGCGCGTCATCGATGCGCTGCACGAGGCGGGCGCGGTGCCCGTGCTTCCCGCCGACGACCGGGACGAGTTCGCCGCGGTCGACCCGCGGTTCGCCGAGCTGGGCGTGCTGGGCGAGGACGTGCCCGATGACGGACTCGAGCTCGCCGTCGTCCTCGGCGGAGACGGCACCATCCTGCGGGCGGCCGAGCTCGTGCGCGATTCCGGTGCGCCGGTGCTGGGGATCAACATGGGGCACGTCGGCTTCCTCGCCGAGACCGACCGCGATGACATGGATGCCGCCGTGCGTCGCGTGGTCGATCGCGACTACGACGTGGAGGAGCGATTGGCGCTGTCCGTGCAGGTGCACGATGACGCCGGTCGCGTGGTGTACGAGACGTGGGCGCTCAACGAGGCGACGGTGGAGAAGGCCAGCCGGGAGCGGATGATCGAGGTGGTCGTCGAGATCGACGGACGTCCGCTCACGAGCTTCGGCTGCGACGGCATGGTCGTCTCCACACCGACGGGATCCACCGCCTACAACTTCTCCGCGGGCGGCCCGGTGGTCTGGCCGTCCGTCGAGGCGATCTCCCTCGTGCCGCTGTCCGCGCACGCGCTGTTCGCGAAGCCTCTCGTGGTGGGCCCGGAGGCGTCCGTCGCCGTCGAGCTGCTGGATCGCACCGGCGGCAGCGCCATCCTGTGGTGCGACGGCCGGCGCTCGCACGATCTGCCTCCCGGGGCCCGGGTCATGGTGCATCGGTCCACGCGTCCGGTGCGACTCGCGCGGCTGCGTCCGGCAGTGTTCACCGACCGGCTCGTGCGGAAGTTCCAGCTGCCGGTGACGGGGTGGCGGGGAGCGCCGTGA
- the recN gene encoding DNA repair protein RecN — translation MIDEMRIRGLGVIDDAVLPLGPGFTAVTGETGAGKTMVITGLGLLLGARADSSAVRAGAAQASVAGVWVVPQEGAVAEIVADAGGELEPAGDAAELYVSRTLSAEGRSRASVGGRPAPASVLSALADELVVVHGQSEQLRLRSAAAQRDALDRFGGEPVRAALAEYSARLEAWRGVDAEIAELTANRDRRAEEAARLREQLAEIEQIDPEEGEDIALDERAERLENAEELRLAASVARTALSGEDDEPDVAGLLAEARRSLERAADPQLAEIAESVADLGYRAADLAGRLSGYLADLDESGPHELAAVQERRAVIGALVRRHGSLDEALQVRRTGSLRLAELDDDGDRVERLTVEATQARAALDRAAAELTSARTEAAVRLSAAVTEELHALAMPDARLEVRVSPGAETAHGHDEVEIQLAPHPGAAPRSLARSASGGELSRVMLAIEVVIAGTDPVPTFVFDEVDAGIGGAAAIEVGRRLAQLARTSQVIAVTHLAQVAAFATNHLSVVKSNDGSVTASSITRLSGREREAEMARLLSGLADSDAALSHARELLSLGSESN, via the coding sequence GTGATCGACGAGATGCGCATCCGCGGCCTCGGCGTCATCGATGACGCCGTGCTTCCGCTGGGCCCCGGGTTCACGGCCGTGACCGGCGAGACCGGCGCGGGCAAGACCATGGTCATCACAGGGCTCGGACTGCTGCTGGGCGCACGCGCGGATTCCTCCGCGGTGCGCGCGGGCGCGGCACAGGCCTCCGTCGCCGGGGTGTGGGTGGTGCCGCAGGAGGGCGCGGTCGCCGAGATCGTCGCCGACGCGGGCGGCGAGCTGGAGCCCGCCGGCGATGCCGCCGAGCTGTACGTGTCCCGAACGCTCAGTGCCGAAGGGCGCAGCCGCGCCAGCGTGGGAGGACGCCCCGCACCCGCATCCGTGCTGTCGGCGCTGGCGGACGAGCTCGTCGTCGTGCACGGACAGTCCGAGCAGCTGCGCCTGCGGTCCGCCGCCGCGCAGCGCGACGCGCTGGATCGGTTCGGGGGCGAGCCGGTTCGTGCCGCGCTGGCCGAGTACTCCGCCCGACTCGAGGCCTGGCGAGGGGTGGACGCCGAGATCGCCGAGCTCACGGCGAATCGCGACAGGCGCGCGGAGGAGGCCGCTCGGCTTCGCGAGCAGCTCGCGGAGATCGAGCAGATCGACCCGGAGGAGGGGGAGGACATCGCCCTCGACGAGCGCGCCGAGCGGCTGGAGAACGCCGAGGAGCTGCGGCTGGCGGCATCCGTCGCCCGCACGGCGCTGTCGGGGGAGGACGACGAGCCCGACGTCGCGGGGCTGCTGGCCGAAGCACGTCGATCACTGGAGAGAGCCGCCGACCCGCAGCTGGCGGAGATCGCCGAGTCCGTGGCGGATCTCGGCTACCGAGCGGCGGATCTCGCCGGACGTCTGTCGGGCTACCTCGCCGACCTCGACGAGTCCGGACCGCATGAGCTGGCCGCAGTGCAGGAGCGCCGTGCGGTCATCGGCGCGCTCGTCAGACGGCATGGATCCCTCGACGAGGCGCTGCAGGTCCGTCGCACCGGGTCACTGCGGCTGGCCGAGCTCGACGACGACGGCGACCGCGTCGAGCGGCTCACCGTCGAGGCGACGCAGGCGCGCGCGGCGCTCGATCGTGCGGCGGCGGAGCTCACCTCCGCGCGCACCGAGGCGGCCGTCCGGCTCTCCGCCGCCGTCACCGAGGAGCTGCATGCCCTGGCGATGCCGGATGCCAGGCTCGAGGTGCGTGTCTCACCGGGCGCGGAGACCGCGCACGGACACGATGAGGTGGAGATCCAGCTCGCTCCGCATCCGGGCGCCGCACCCCGTTCGCTCGCCCGCAGCGCCTCCGGCGGGGAGCTCTCGCGCGTGATGCTCGCCATCGAGGTGGTCATCGCCGGCACCGACCCGGTGCCCACGTTCGTCTTCGACGAGGTGGATGCGGGCATCGGCGGTGCTGCGGCCATCGAGGTCGGTCGCAGGCTCGCGCAGCTCGCCCGCACCTCGCAGGTGATCGCGGTCACCCACCTCGCCCAGGTCGCCGCCTTCGCGACCAACCACCTGTCCGTCGTGAAGTCCAACGACGGCTCGGTCACCGCATCCAGCATCACCCGACTGTCGGGCCGGGAGCGCGAAGCCGAGATGGCCCGGCTGCTGTCCGGGCTCGCCGATTCCGACGCCGCCCTCAGTCACGCCCGCGAACTCCTGAGCCTGGGCTCGGAATCGAACTGA
- a CDS encoding CTP synthase, translated as MNSSVAEPENDTTRHIFVTGGVVSSLGKGLTAASLGNLLTARGLRVVMQKLDPYLNVDPGTMNPFEHGEVFVTDDGAETDLDIGHYERFLGIELSRAANVTTGQIYSQVIAKERRGDYLGATVQVIPHITDEIKRRMRLQATEEPRPDVIITEVGGTVGDIESQPFLEAARQLRHELGRGNVFFVHVSLVPFMGASGEQKTKPTQHSVAALRQVGIQPDALVLRSDRPVSGGNRNKIALMCDVDIEGVINTVDLPSIYDIPSTLNEQGLDSYIIGRLGLRDRAREVDWTRWNTVLHAVHNPKREVTIGLVGKYIDLPDAYLSVTEALKAGGFAQETKVDIRWIASDTCETPEGAAKNLADLDGILVPGGFGIRGIEGKLGALRFAREQGIPTLGICLGLQCMVIEYGRNVAGIVGASSTEFDPETAEPIIATMAEQVEILDGGDLGGTMRLGLYEAALVEGSLVRDLYGADTASERHRHRYEVNNAYRDRLADAGLVFSGLNADLDLVEYVELPRDVHPYYIATQAHPELRSRPTAPHPLFRGLIGAAIERHRSSELFGDDDA; from the coding sequence ATGAACTCTTCTGTTGCGGAGCCCGAGAACGACACCACCAGGCACATCTTCGTGACCGGAGGTGTCGTTTCGTCGTTGGGGAAGGGTCTCACTGCAGCGAGCCTGGGCAACCTCCTCACCGCCCGCGGACTGCGCGTGGTCATGCAGAAGCTGGACCCGTATCTGAACGTCGACCCGGGGACCATGAACCCGTTCGAGCACGGCGAGGTCTTCGTCACCGACGACGGCGCCGAGACCGACCTCGACATCGGCCACTACGAGCGCTTCCTCGGCATCGAGCTGTCCCGCGCCGCCAACGTCACCACCGGTCAGATCTACTCGCAGGTCATCGCCAAGGAGCGTCGTGGCGACTACCTCGGAGCGACGGTCCAGGTCATTCCGCACATCACCGACGAGATCAAACGCCGCATGCGCCTGCAGGCCACCGAGGAGCCGCGCCCCGACGTGATCATCACCGAGGTGGGCGGCACGGTCGGCGACATCGAGTCGCAGCCCTTCCTCGAGGCCGCCCGTCAGCTCCGCCATGAGCTCGGGCGCGGGAACGTGTTCTTCGTGCACGTCTCCCTCGTGCCGTTCATGGGCGCGTCGGGCGAGCAGAAGACCAAGCCCACCCAGCACTCCGTCGCAGCACTCCGTCAGGTCGGCATCCAGCCGGACGCTCTCGTGCTGCGCAGCGATCGCCCGGTCAGCGGCGGCAACCGGAACAAGATCGCCCTGATGTGCGACGTCGACATCGAGGGTGTCATCAACACCGTCGATCTGCCCAGCATCTACGACATCCCCTCCACGCTCAACGAGCAGGGGCTGGACTCCTACATCATTGGGCGGCTGGGGCTGCGCGATCGCGCCCGGGAGGTGGACTGGACCCGCTGGAACACCGTGCTGCACGCCGTGCACAACCCCAAGCGCGAGGTCACCATCGGACTGGTGGGAAAGTACATCGACCTGCCCGACGCGTACCTGTCCGTGACGGAGGCGCTCAAGGCGGGCGGATTCGCGCAGGAGACCAAGGTCGACATCCGCTGGATCGCCTCGGACACCTGCGAGACGCCCGAAGGAGCGGCGAAGAACCTCGCGGACCTGGACGGCATCCTCGTACCCGGCGGGTTCGGCATCCGCGGCATCGAGGGCAAGCTCGGCGCGCTGCGCTTCGCGCGCGAGCAGGGCATCCCCACACTCGGCATCTGCCTGGGTCTGCAGTGCATGGTCATCGAGTACGGCCGCAACGTCGCCGGCATCGTCGGCGCCTCCTCGACCGAGTTCGACCCGGAGACCGCGGAGCCCATCATCGCGACCATGGCCGAGCAGGTCGAGATCCTCGACGGCGGCGACCTGGGCGGCACCATGCGACTGGGGCTGTACGAGGCCGCACTCGTCGAGGGGTCCCTGGTGCGCGACCTGTACGGTGCCGACACGGCATCCGAGCGCCACCGTCACCGGTACGAGGTCAACAACGCCTATCGCGACCGCCTCGCGGACGCCGGTCTGGTGTTCTCCGGCTTGAACGCCGATCTGGATCTCGTCGAGTACGTCGAGCTCCCGCGCGACGTGCACCCGTACTACATCGCCACGCAGGCGCACCCCGAGCTGCGCTCGCGACCCACCGCACCGCACCCGCTGTTCCGCGGCCTGATCGGCGCGGCCATCGAGCGGCACCGCTCCAGCGAGCTGTTCGGCGATGACGACGCCTGA
- a CDS encoding NUDIX hydrolase — MTTPDLLRDEPFEPEVLESSIGFEGAVWNVLDERVAYGDGRIRRQYVAHTGAVAVVALDEDGRVLLIQQYRHPIRHRDWELPAGLLDIPGEDPLTAAQRELAEETDTAAAHWEHLVSSWTTPGGNDEMIHIYLATGITTTAAHARADEEADIRVAWVPLAEAADAVLAGRLHNGILSIGVLAAERRLRDRD; from the coding sequence ATGACGACGCCTGACCTGCTTCGGGACGAACCCTTCGAACCCGAGGTGCTGGAGAGCTCGATCGGCTTCGAGGGCGCCGTCTGGAACGTGCTCGACGAGCGGGTGGCGTACGGCGACGGCCGGATCCGCCGCCAGTACGTCGCGCACACCGGCGCTGTCGCCGTCGTCGCCCTCGACGAGGACGGTCGTGTGCTGCTCATCCAGCAGTACCGGCATCCGATCCGCCATCGGGACTGGGAGCTGCCCGCCGGCCTGCTCGACATCCCCGGTGAGGATCCGTTGACCGCCGCGCAGCGTGAGCTCGCGGAGGAGACCGACACCGCCGCCGCGCACTGGGAGCACCTGGTCTCGTCCTGGACGACCCCCGGCGGCAACGACGAGATGATCCACATCTATCTCGCCACCGGCATCACGACCACCGCCGCCCACGCCCGCGCGGACGAGGAGGCCGACATCCGGGTCGCATGGGTTCCACTGGCGGAAGCCGCGGATGCCGTGCTCGCCGGACGCCTGCACAACGGCATCCTCAGCATCGGTGTGCTCGCCGCCGAACGGCGGCTGCGCGACAGGGACTGA
- the xerD gene encoding site-specific tyrosine recombinase XerD: MRLDAALDAYLRHITIERGLSEHSIAAYRRDLNGYLRWLTGQGVGTTDAITPAIVTAFIAEQAAAVPAPAATSLARLQSSVRGWHRFLAREGIKEDDPTGRLRPPKTPRRLPKALTIEQVERLLAAPPADEPLGIRDRALLELLYATGARVSEAVGLDVDDLSHGDVLRLRGKGDKERIVPVGSYARAAVDAYLTRVRPALAAKGRATARLFLGARGAPLSRQSAWLVIRAAAESAGITAEVSPHTLRHSFATHLLQGGADVRVVQELLGHASVATTQIYTHVSVDALRDVYITSHPRAR, encoded by the coding sequence ATGCGCCTCGATGCGGCGCTCGACGCGTACCTCCGCCACATCACGATCGAGCGCGGCCTCTCCGAGCACTCCATCGCCGCCTACCGGCGCGACCTCAACGGCTACCTCCGGTGGCTGACGGGACAGGGGGTCGGGACCACGGATGCCATCACTCCGGCGATCGTGACGGCGTTCATCGCCGAGCAGGCGGCGGCGGTGCCCGCACCCGCCGCCACGAGCCTCGCCCGTCTGCAGTCGTCGGTGCGCGGCTGGCACCGATTCCTGGCGCGCGAGGGCATCAAGGAGGACGACCCGACCGGGCGGCTGCGTCCTCCGAAGACGCCGCGCAGACTGCCCAAGGCGCTCACGATCGAGCAGGTCGAGCGGCTGCTGGCGGCGCCTCCGGCCGATGAGCCCCTCGGCATCCGCGACCGTGCGCTGCTCGAACTGCTGTACGCGACCGGCGCCCGCGTCTCCGAGGCCGTCGGCCTGGACGTCGACGACCTCTCCCACGGGGACGTGCTGCGCCTGCGCGGCAAGGGCGACAAGGAGCGCATCGTGCCGGTCGGCTCGTACGCGCGCGCGGCCGTGGACGCCTATCTCACCCGGGTGCGCCCGGCGCTGGCGGCGAAGGGCCGCGCCACCGCCCGACTGTTCCTCGGCGCCCGCGGGGCGCCGCTGTCCCGCCAGAGTGCGTGGCTCGTCATCCGTGCCGCCGCCGAGAGCGCCGGCATCACCGCCGAGGTGTCGCCGCACACCCTGCGGCATTCCTTCGCCACCCACCTGCTGCAGGGAGGCGCCGACGTGCGGGTCGTCCAGGAACTGCTCGGGCACGCGTCCGTGGCGACCACGCAGATCTACACGCACGTCTCGGTGGATGCGCTGCGCGACGTCTACATCACCTCCCACCCCCGCGCCCGCTGA
- a CDS encoding ParA family protein: MAEKATKSKSTAAKGDDTPIGPTGRPYRGFDIPAPLESHGPARIIALCNQKGGVGKTTTTINLAAALAEYGRRVLAVDFDPQGALSAGLGIVVHDVPTVYDMLLDVKRDPHEAIVHSATANLDVLPANIDLSAAEVHLVNEVARETILSRVLRHVTGEYDVILIDCQPSLGLLTVNALTAAHGVLIPLECEFFALRGVALLIETIDKVRDRLNPSLTMDGLLATMYDPRTLHSREVLERVVDAFGDDVLETVIGRTVKFPDASVSGVPITEYAPEHAAAQAYLRLARELVARGAVA; this comes from the coding sequence GTGGCGGAGAAGGCGACGAAGTCCAAGTCGACGGCGGCGAAGGGGGACGACACCCCCATCGGCCCGACGGGGCGTCCGTACCGCGGCTTCGACATCCCCGCTCCGCTGGAGTCCCACGGTCCGGCGCGGATCATCGCGCTGTGCAATCAGAAGGGCGGAGTGGGCAAGACGACCACGACCATCAACCTGGCCGCCGCGCTCGCCGAGTACGGTCGCAGGGTGCTGGCGGTGGACTTCGATCCGCAGGGTGCGCTGTCGGCCGGCCTCGGCATCGTCGTGCACGACGTCCCGACCGTCTACGACATGCTCCTGGACGTCAAGCGCGACCCGCACGAGGCCATCGTCCACTCCGCGACGGCGAACCTCGACGTGCTGCCCGCCAACATCGACCTCTCCGCCGCCGAGGTGCATCTGGTCAACGAGGTCGCCCGCGAGACCATCCTCTCCCGGGTGCTGCGTCACGTCACCGGCGAGTACGACGTCATCCTCATCGACTGCCAGCCGTCGCTGGGCCTGCTCACGGTCAACGCGCTGACCGCCGCGCATGGGGTGCTCATCCCGCTGGAGTGCGAGTTCTTCGCGCTGCGGGGAGTCGCGCTGCTGATCGAGACCATCGACAAGGTGCGCGACCGTCTGAACCCGTCCCTCACCATGGACGGCCTGCTGGCGACCATGTACGACCCCCGTACCCTGCACTCGCGCGAGGTGCTGGAACGCGTCGTCGACGCCTTCGGCGACGACGTGCTGGAGACCGTGATCGGCCGCACCGTGAAGTTCCCGGACGCCTCGGTGTCGGGTGTGCCGATCACCGAGTACGCGCCGGAGCACGCAGCCGCCCAGGCGTACCTGCGACTGGCGCGGGAGCTTGTGGCCCGTGGCGCCGTCGCCTGA
- a CDS encoding ScpA family protein, whose protein sequence is MAPSPEPEESDASRFRVSLSNFDGPFDLLLTLISQRELDITEVSLSRVTDEFISYLRDLDGDEELEQASEFLVVAATLLDMKVAGLLPQGELVDAESVALLEARDLLFARLLQYRAFKEVSAWFGRCLQREGRRHARAVPLDAKHRSRTPELVWTLSADDFAALAAMAFAPKELPSVGLDHLHAPLVSIREQAAVVVAMLRSTESLTFRELISGVSQPGIVVARFISVLELYRHAALSFQQLEPLGELTLRWSAQSWSDEQLATLGADYDR, encoded by the coding sequence GTGGCGCCGTCGCCTGAGCCCGAGGAATCGGACGCCTCACGGTTCCGCGTCTCGCTGTCGAACTTCGACGGCCCGTTCGATCTGCTCCTGACTCTGATCTCCCAGCGCGAGCTCGACATCACCGAGGTGTCGCTGAGCAGGGTGACCGACGAGTTCATCTCGTACCTGCGCGACCTCGACGGCGACGAGGAGCTGGAGCAGGCATCGGAGTTCCTCGTCGTCGCCGCGACGCTGCTGGACATGAAGGTGGCGGGTCTGCTGCCGCAGGGTGAACTGGTCGACGCGGAGTCCGTGGCGCTGCTGGAGGCGCGGGATCTGCTGTTCGCGAGGCTTCTGCAGTACCGCGCCTTCAAGGAGGTGTCGGCATGGTTCGGGCGCTGCCTGCAGCGGGAGGGCCGCAGGCACGCGCGCGCCGTGCCGCTGGATGCCAAGCATCGCAGCCGGACCCCCGAGCTGGTGTGGACGCTGAGCGCCGACGACTTCGCGGCGCTCGCCGCGATGGCCTTCGCCCCCAAGGAGCTGCCCTCGGTCGGCCTGGATCACCTGCACGCGCCGCTGGTCAGCATCCGGGAGCAGGCCGCCGTCGTCGTGGCGATGCTGCGCAGCACGGAGTCGCTGACCTTCCGCGAGCTGATCAGCGGGGTGAGCCAGCCGGGGATCGTCGTGGCGCGGTTCATCTCCGTGCTGGAGCTGTACCGGCATGCCGCGCTGTCCTTCCAGCAGCTGGAGCCGCTGGGCGAGCTCACCCTGCGCTGGTCGGCGCAGAGCTGGTCGGACGAGCAGCTGGCGACGCTGGGCGCGGACTACGACAGGTGA
- the scpB gene encoding SMC-Scp complex subunit ScpB — protein sequence MEEAVLETTEETPLAERIEAILLVIDEPIALVALAAAVHAPVPAVRQTLETLVEDYDGRGRGPRRGFELREVGGGWRLYVREDHDDLVADFIGGQAPSRLSQAALETLAVIAYKQPVTRGQVASIRAVNVDSVVRTLLARGLITELFADAETGAINYGTTDQLLEHLGINSIDELPRISPLLEDGADGFDEGDIR from the coding sequence ATGGAGGAGGCCGTGCTCGAGACGACTGAGGAGACGCCGCTGGCCGAGCGGATCGAGGCGATCCTGCTCGTCATCGATGAGCCGATCGCCCTGGTCGCCCTCGCGGCGGCCGTGCATGCGCCCGTGCCGGCCGTGCGGCAGACGCTGGAGACGCTCGTCGAGGACTACGACGGGCGCGGACGCGGCCCGCGCCGCGGCTTCGAGCTGCGCGAGGTCGGCGGCGGGTGGCGGCTGTACGTCCGTGAGGACCACGACGACCTGGTCGCCGACTTCATCGGCGGGCAGGCGCCGTCGAGACTGTCGCAGGCGGCCCTGGAGACGCTCGCCGTCATCGCCTACAAGCAGCCCGTCACCCGCGGGCAGGTGGCATCGATCCGCGCCGTGAACGTGGACTCGGTGGTGCGCACCCTGCTGGCGCGGGGGCTCATCACGGAGCTGTTCGCCGATGCCGAGACGGGCGCGATCAACTACGGCACGACGGACCAGCTGCTGGAGCACCTGGGGATCAACTCGATCGACGAGCTGCCCCGGATCTCGCCGCTGCTGGAGGACGGTGCGGACGGGTTCGACGAGGGAGACATCAGATGA
- a CDS encoding pseudouridine synthase: MTDDRPAQGAPQGVRLQKALANAGVASRRVIEQYIVEGRIRVNGRTVTELGTRIDPDGDRIDVDGTAVQLDVSKRYVMLNKPTGVYSTMHDEKGRPDLRRFTREWPERLYNVGRLDAQTSGLLILTNDGDLAHVLAHPSFGVTKVYVAKVAGAVTAQTIATLTRGIDLEDGPIKADRARLLDVSPGSASARSSLVELTLHSGRNRIVRRMMAAVGHPVQELVRRQFGPVHLGALPVGKARDLSKIELGALLTLSRRDSPAAAGDDDEQETE, encoded by the coding sequence ATGACCGACGACAGGCCCGCACAGGGCGCCCCGCAGGGCGTCCGGCTGCAGAAGGCCCTGGCCAACGCGGGCGTCGCATCGCGTCGCGTCATCGAGCAGTACATCGTCGAAGGACGCATCCGCGTGAACGGGCGCACCGTGACCGAGCTCGGCACCCGCATCGACCCGGACGGGGACCGGATCGACGTGGACGGCACGGCCGTGCAGCTGGACGTGTCGAAGCGGTATGTGATGCTCAACAAGCCCACCGGGGTCTACAGCACCATGCACGACGAGAAGGGCAGACCGGATCTGCGCCGATTCACGCGGGAATGGCCGGAGCGGCTCTACAACGTCGGGAGGCTGGACGCCCAGACCAGCGGACTGCTGATCCTCACCAATGACGGCGATCTCGCCCACGTGCTCGCGCACCCGTCGTTCGGCGTGACGAAGGTGTACGTCGCGAAGGTGGCCGGCGCTGTCACCGCGCAGACGATCGCGACGCTCACCCGCGGGATCGACCTGGAGGACGGCCCCATCAAGGCCGACAGGGCGCGGCTGCTGGACGTGTCTCCCGGCTCTGCGTCCGCACGCAGCAGCCTCGTGGAGCTGACCCTGCATTCCGGGCGCAACCGCATCGTGCGACGCATGATGGCCGCCGTCGGGCATCCGGTCCAGGAGCTCGTGCGCCGGCAGTTCGGACCGGTCCACCTGGGAGCCCTCCCGGTCGGGAAGGCCAGGGACCTGAGTAAAATCGAACTCGGCGCGCTGCTGACCCTCTCGCGCCGGGATTCACCTGCGGCCGCGGGAGACGACGACGAGCAGGAGACCGAGTGA